The DNA segment CGCATGAATAAACCCTTATTCATGCGGAAACGTCATCTGAATTGTGCCGAGTATGTCGTATTCTCTCTGAAGTAGTCATTAACTAAACGGGTGTGTCCCCCTTCACGGTCTCGTTCAATATAACCCCGTGTGTTTTGCATATTCGGTTGGGCCTCCACTATGTCATTATATGCATCCTCGACGATTTCATCGAGAACCTCGTCCAATCTTTCATCGATTTCAtcggatgatgatgatgatgacatttTAGGTTTCcctcctttttaaaaaaaaaattaagtttagttttttatatcatttattttgacatatatggtattatttcataaaatctaATTTCTAATCATCTTAAATTCCATTAAGTCATGTTTTTGCTAACCTTGTGATATGTTTGGTCTTTTGCTAACCTTGTGATATGTTTCTCCGTCTTGATGTCACAGAGAACAGAGAAGCCCTACCTTCCTTGAAACATTAATTCAAATCAGTGATACTCAAGTCGCTTAATTCGCTtaattcaaattcaaatcaGTGATACCTTGTGATACTCAAGTCGCTTAATTCAAATTCATGTTCTATTCTACTCAAGTTAGTAAGGATAGTTATATAGTAGTAAGTATAATTCAACATAACAAGTAAACTAATATCATTGAGTTCAATTAAACAAGTTCATGAGCTAAACCCTTAAATTTCAGTGAGTTCAACACAACATCAATGAGTTAAACTTAAGAACAAGAGGACACAAAGCATTTCATACATAAAAAGTTCATTACCTAAACAGAAGTGGTTCTTGTAGTACAAGTTAAACGTAAGAACAAGAGGAAACAAAAGTTTTGAACAACATGAAACAAGTTTTGAGGCTAAAGAAAAACACCTCTCCGAGATAGAAAGTTAAAAACTACATTGCGTtctacttaaaatacattaggTGAGGGAAAAGAACCCGTGACTTCCACCCGTGACTTCCACCCGTGACTTCAACCCGTGACTTCCTTCACATGCCTACTTAGATAAACCTGACACATCAAATAAGACAAAGGTTAGTAAAGTTCAAATGCATTATAGTACTGAAAGCATAAATAATACCTCTAACCAACATTAATACATCAAAGCATTTCAGACATTAGTTTCATTTTTAGAGTTGTTTCCATCTCAGTTAAAGGCTCCTTCTTCGCGAGTAAACGATCTAGAATCTTAGCTCTAGACACTTTTTCTTTGACTGCTAAAACCCCCTGAAGCTTCCCCAGCTCCTCCTCTCTAccacttttcttcttcttgataccAGCTTTGGCAGCCTTAACCCCGGGAGGTCGACCTTCTGGTTCGCCGACTTCCTCTTCTGCTCTATCAACATCAACCACTTGTTTACGCTTTTCCTTTCCACCCTCCTTCGGCCCATAGACAGAGCACCACTTTTGGTCATGCCTCAGCTCCCTCCAGCAGTGATCCATGGTGAACTTGGAGTCGgttgttttgaagaaaatttCCAACGCCGccttcatcacatcatcatcattttggCCGCTTCTCTGCTCCCTCAAAGCCGCATCATAACATTCTGTAAACTTGGATACATCTGTGTTGATCCTCCCCCACCTCTGCTTGCAGGAACCTAGCTCTCTCGGTATGGTCCCAACCAGCTGCGGACTTGCATTGTAGTAATCTACAATCTGCCTCCAGAAAGAACCAGATTTCTGCTCATTGCTGATGATAGGATCCTTACTGGTGTTAAGCCAAGCACCAATAAGGATCTTATCATCCATCGGAGACCACTTCTTCCTGAGACCAGACTCACCACCAGACTCGACAACAGGCTCGACTACAGGAGGGACAACAGACTCCCTAGGACCTTGGCTACCGAACCATAAAGGTTCGGGTGAATCAAGGTCCACCGGAGTCTGAGTTTGACTAAACAGTAGATTCATATAAGGTGTATTATTTTCCATTTCGAATATCGGTCTGCGTCACTCTAATAGCAACACAGAGACTTAAGTAGACGAGTTTAAACATTGAGCTAAACTAGTTGCATTTAAGGCCAATAAAAACGAGCAGTTAGTAAGGTAGAAAGCTAACTAAAGGcgtaaaacatttaaaacaatcaattcaAAGTAACACCCATTTGCAAAGtactaaaacattaaaaacaatCATATCAAAGGCGGTAGGAAGGTAGAAACCAAACAAATTGCATTTATGCGCAAGCACAATCAATACAAGTACAATCAATACTAACTTGCATTCATTACTAAAGCAAATCAATACTAAAGCATTTCAATACAAAGCATTTCATACAGAAGAGAGTAGGAATCGTACCTTAATTATACAGACACTCTTGACCTTTAGTAGTTGATCTGCTTTACTTCTTGGAAGCTCTTCCTGCATAAACATTAAATCACACAgtcaaaagtttttaaaaaatgtcaTGAAAAAACAAGGAAATAGCACAAGAGAGATACTTACCACTCAGGTACATAGCAGCCAAACCTATGAATACTATTGCGGACACCATTACACAAACTGCCAATGCAAACACAATTGTATTCTCTGATTTCTTCTTCACCTCACACACCGTCTTCTGTAGCTTAAGCATCTTCTGGTCACACTCAAAAGCTTGATCCTTGAGCTGTCTGACATGTCTCTGAACCTCACTCAGCTCCTCCGTTAAAGCCACATCCCACCATTTCCATATGTGGCAGCCACCATCATCGACATTGGGGCACGAGAAGTATCTTCGGTATGGATCCTTAGGTGTGTAAGAGCATTTGACAACAGGCTGAGCACCACAGTAGCAAGCCGTAGGGATTCCATCATCAGCCTCTGGTTGGGGTGGGAACTGATCCGGCTCGGCATTGCAGTAGGGACTCTCAGCTTCATCCGCGTACATCTTAGCTTCAGCTTCAAGAAGGGAGCTCATGTCTATAgagtttgatgatgaagaaggctGAGAGTAGCTGTAATCATGTCCCATTTGGTTAACCTGAGACAAATGATGAACGAACATAGTTAAAAACAACAATAACTTAAACCGATAACAACATATGGTTTCAATAACAAGAACATAGTTAGAGCAACAAAATCAAGGAAGCAAACAGCatatggatttaaaaaaaatgacgaACCGATTGAAAGCGAACACATATCAACCTAAAAGGTTTTGAAAccgttaacaaaaaaaaaaaatcctcttCCGTTTGATACCAAATTCATTTCGAAACCGTATAAGAAATAAGATAAAATCCGCTTTCGATTGAAACAGAAATCTTGTCAAAACCCTTTCTATACACGCCCATACTGGATCGAAACCCCAAATCGATTTAACCCCAAATTTTTgggaaaccctaatttcaatcGTAAACCCAAATCGATTCGAACCCGTTCCCGAACCCTTAAATGAGAGGAAACAAGTTGAAACCTAGGCTAAATCGAACAAACATACAGGTTTAAGCTTTGATTTACCTTCGTGAAGACGATCGGTTTCAATCGCCAAAATATCGTCTTTCGTCGAgctctcgtttttttttttcaatttcggtCGAGAatgaccaattttttttaaccaaacccAAAAACAAACTGAGCCAATCCCATTCAGCTGTTGCCACGTAGCTAAGGATCAACTCCTTAAACTCCTTCCCGACGGATCAATCCTTACGTAaattaacataattaatattattatattacgACTAACCTATGTACTTGTGCTAAGGATTGCTTGTGAACCCCCGTTGCGGACGCTCTTACTTACTCATGAAACTTCGAACGTTATTAGGGTGATGCATCATGCATGTAATAACTAACTAGTCTTAACATGactttttgtatattaattacaaaactaGTAGACATCTGGAAGTTATATGACTAGGTGATGCTTCATGCAGGAAAGAAGATCATGGCAGCACTACATTATGATCTTATGAAAACGTCTATTTATATTCTTGGTCAAAgcaaaaattatttacatagAAAGTTCAAGTTCAGCTTTTACATCGACAATTACTATATTCAACAAAGCGCAAAAACATAGTCTAAAGGATAACAAGACGGTGCTGTTTTTATGGTGTAATCAAGCAAACTTGAAATATGAAGATTCCAACACATTGGCTTTCTCACATGTAGTTACAATAGCTTCTGCATTGCCTTCCATGAGGTAACTCTTCTCCTGCCACATAACATCAACGTTTCATAAACTGTATAAACACCGATGCATAATAGACATGAAATGTATCATAAATCAACATTTGTGCGCATATAAAGTGACTAAAAGAATACCAGCAAATGCCACAAGAAAGGAGCACCATCTCTCTGCTTTATCCTCCTCTCCAATACTCTAACCGCTGCAAATCCAGTGTTCAAGACGCAGTGATAGATCTCATAAATGCAAGAACATGCATTACCTTATACTCTTATAGTCAACAATGTCAAAGTTTGGACCAAGCATTTCTAGAGCTTTTGTGTTGTTGCCTTTTCCATATTCATATACAGCTTCAGCGAGCAGGGCCGACCCTGAAATTTTGGAGGTTTTTAGCTGTGTTTatgtaaaaattttttttacaaatttagggacttaaattttttttcaggGACCTATTcatagataaattttttaaaaaattcagaGGCCTGTTGCAAATGTTTCACTACGCATTCCCCAGGGGCGGCCCTGTCAGCGAGCTAgcttaaattaagaaaaacaatcTTATGATATAAAAAGGCTCAAAAATTCCGTAGTTGTAAATCAAGATCAACAAAACTAACCTGAATCGCTTTCTGCATCAACTGTTGTTTCTTATTGTTCAGGTTACATGTTCTGTTAGAATTAGATGAGTCAGATGATAAGTcaagaaacaagaacaaaaTGTTACAAGAGAGAAAAGTAGTACTGACCGGGACTTGAGGCTCTCGAGCAGTACATGTGCTTGTGAAGTGTTTCCAACTTTACTCAACGCCCAATTGTTGTAATATCAAAAAGCCACTCTTGATACCACATTTTCTGAACATTGAAATGGTGCAAACTTTAGAAGAAGTGCAAAATAAATGCATAAGAGTCAAGAGTGAAAGGCAAACTCATAGACATTACTTACTTGGTCAGTCAAACAGTCTGCTAGGACTTTGAGTCTGTCTAAAATCTCAGGTAGTTTATCGCGTGTGTCCAAGCGCAACATCAAACCGAGAGCATCCATGTAGACctaattttaatattacaagTATAAGACATGTTAGTCCCATGTTACAAATTTCTTTTGAACATCCCAtgttacattttaaaaatgGTGAAGAAAAATTATAAGGGAATTAAGTCTGTAGCAACAGCATCTTCTTTCTCCAGCTCTTTGCACATCttattatcatatattttttgtacTTTACTTATGGGAGAGCCTCCTTCCAAGTAACAAACAGCAACATGCCACCAGTTATGCGAATACCTAACGTTTcaaatgtttatttttctttataatagGTGTTTCCATGGATGATCATAagatttttctaatttatttgaaaaatatttatatacccCAAGGAAGAGCATGAATCCCATGAAGCTGAGCATGCTTCCATGAACTCTACTGCTTCTTTGAAACGACATTCAGTTTGAAGAACATGACACAACTGCCCAAAACACACAAATGAAAGCTTGCATACCAAGtaacaacaaaatataaggATAATATATAAACGTTGAGAACTCACACAATGATGAGCCCAATAGTCGTTTTTGTTGATCTCATATCCTTTCCTAGCCGCTTTCTCAGCTTCTGCTAAATGTCCACGCTCCAATAAGGAGAATGCAAGCATACCATAAACATAGTCATGTTCTTGATTCTCAGATAGCTAGGATCTACGAAGTTATAACCAAGTGAAGTAAATTAAAGATAATGATTGAAGCATGCAGTACATGTAAATTTGATCAGCATTTGAAGTACCTCCTCAAAAAGAGGCAAAGAGAGATCAGGTCGACCCATGTAGAAACACAGAATCGAGTTTTTCAAGATAGCAAATCTTTCGGAAAGTTCAAGAGCTGAAAAACATGAAcagttatatgtatatatatatatatatatcgagtTATACAGCCAAATTTAAGGAGCGCAAGCAGAACTACGAAGAACTAGAAGACAAGAAACATCCTAACCTTAGAGTGTAACTCCAAAGCCACATCTTCGTCCATATTATCAGAGATCAAGTAATTAACAGCCTCAAAAAATGCTTTTTTATAAGGAGTGGCTTTCCCCTGAAAGTAAAACCAATCAATTTTAGAGCTCAACAACACCAAGCTCATCATTGAGTATCACAAATTATAGACATGTGGTAGCTATGGAGTATCATTACTTTACATAGGTAGAGCTTACAAGATGGTATTCTGCAGCTCGATCGTAGGTTTTGGCTTTGGAAATGTCCGAAGAGAAAAGGTAATGCGCAGCCAAATTAGTGCCTAAAACACAATCTTTATCTAGAATCACCTTCCTATCTCTTCCATAGCAAAGAACCTTCATGAGACGTACAACAGAGTCAAAAACCAAACGGGACTGGCACCAAATAGAAACGGTAGCAAAATACGATCCCACTGTAATATGCGCAAGTGTCATATGCATATATAACCAAGAGAAttttaatgtctatattttaaaattttagaagcAAAAAAGACTAGAAAAAGAATAATGATAAACCAACCAAAACACCTAGACCAAGTCTACGGTCCATAAtttcaaagagaaaaaagagattGTCTAAGCCCTTGCCTCATGAGATTAAGTAAGGGAGGATCACGAAGTATGCGTGCATCTGTTATTTTCGTAGAACCAAACGTTAAATGGATaaacaagaaaaagataaaagttACAAAGAAGAGAATATTAGTTGTAATAATATTACCAAAAGTGT comes from the Brassica napus cultivar Da-Ae chromosome A7, Da-Ae, whole genome shotgun sequence genome and includes:
- the LOC106433378 gene encoding uncharacterized protein LOC106433378 — translated: MTLAHITVGSYFATVSIWCQSRLVFDSVVRLMKVLCYGRDRKVILDKDCVLGTNLAAHYLFSSDISKAKTYDRAAEYHLGKATPYKKAFFEAVNYLISDNMDEDVALELHSKLSENQEHDYVYGMLAFSLLERGHLAEAEKAARKGYEINKNDYWAHHCLCHVLQTECRFKEAVEFMEACSASWDSCSSLGYSHNWWHVAVCYLEGGSPISKVYMDALGLMLRLDTRDKLPEILDRLKVLADCLTDQLETLHKHMYCSRASSPGQYYFSLLTCNLNNKKQQLMQKAIQLKTSKISGSALLAEAVYEYGKGNNTKALEMLGPNFDIVDYKTVRVLERRIKQRDGAPFLWHLLEKSYLMEGNAEAIVTTCEKANVLESSYFKFA
- the LOC111212626 gene encoding uncharacterized protein LOC111212626; the protein is MFVHHLSQVNQMGHDYSYSQPSSSSNSIDMSSLLEAEAKMYADEAESPYCNAEPDQFPPQPEADDGIPTACYCGAQPVVKCSYTPKDPYRRYFSCPNVDDGGCHIWKWWDVALTEELSEVQRHVRQLKDQAFECDQKMLKLQKTVCEVKKKSENTIVFALAVCVMVSAIVFIGLAAMYLSGKYLSCAISLFFHDIF
- the LOC106362666 gene encoding glutathione S-transferase T3-like yields the protein MENNTPYMNLLFSQTQTPVDLDSPEPLWFGSQGPRESVVPPVVEPVVESGGESGLRKKWSPMDDKILIGAWLNTSKDPIISNEQKSGSFWRQIVDYYNASPQLVGTIPRELGSCKQRWGRINTDVSKFTECYDAALREQRSGQNDDDVMKAALEIFFKTTDSKFTMDHCWRELRHDQKWCSVYGPKEGGKEKRKQVVDVDRAEEEVGEPEGRPPGVKAAKAGIKKKKSGREEELGKLQGVLAVKEKVSRAKILDRLLAKKEPLTEMETTLKMKLMSEML